From Saprospiraceae bacterium, one genomic window encodes:
- a CDS encoding sensor histidine kinase, whose translation MNPSILKFHLKYLICIFCIGWTNIIQTRDCQNPEFDSYYKKLRGYIKSHQPIAAISYADSVLQILEKNGLNSCPKTYWIIFERAEAFEHNKKFEDAILIYHGIMRKSEKENWWDLLAQANISIARCYETINRPTECLHHLSLARTLIAKENLDTIYAHFCARYSSYHRLYDNKDSAIMYANLSIQLGHQFKVARSVYDGHLLMGILSTKLDSAIFHFSQAVKIFEENEDYYGAAYQSLNISLRLLKVGNLTEADKELEHAYLNINKTEKENRSHFQLLSKFYDIKRTVFEKQGNIDSAYSYLQKAQHYNQKAEWYVNQENITANAIEFAIEKEKEKTRYLEKISSLMKWGLSIMGMFLLVFIILLFNNHKNKLEIKKQSELIQSRNQLLEQSLHKQSLLLSEVHHRVKNNLQLVISLLTLKVNQSKSSELKQFSEEVSSKVRGISLIHEQLYSTGDFEQIDLKEYLNNLIKQFREFYPSENTFGYQLEMDSVYLNLETVMPIGIICSELIGNSLKYARIPGKKLWINIELKLIEDKFAFKYADNGPGIPDNIVQKDKANMGLVLIKSMVRQLQAESSIFNQEGAIFRMNFVEKKISKV comes from the coding sequence GTGAATCCATCTATACTCAAATTCCATTTGAAATATCTGATCTGCATTTTTTGCATTGGATGGACCAACATTATCCAAACCAGGGATTGTCAAAATCCAGAATTTGACAGTTACTACAAAAAATTGAGGGGATACATTAAAAGTCATCAACCAATAGCAGCTATTTCTTATGCAGATTCTGTTTTACAAATTCTTGAAAAGAATGGTCTTAATAGTTGTCCCAAAACATACTGGATCATCTTTGAGCGCGCAGAAGCATTTGAACACAATAAAAAGTTTGAGGATGCCATCCTGATCTATCACGGCATCATGCGAAAATCAGAGAAGGAGAATTGGTGGGATCTACTCGCACAAGCCAATATATCCATAGCAAGATGCTATGAAACCATCAACAGACCCACAGAATGTTTACATCATCTCAGCCTTGCCAGAACATTGATTGCAAAGGAAAATCTGGATACCATTTATGCCCATTTCTGTGCACGGTACTCCTCATATCACCGGCTATATGACAACAAGGATTCTGCGATAATGTATGCCAATCTGTCCATTCAATTGGGACATCAATTCAAAGTAGCCCGGTCAGTTTATGACGGTCATTTGCTGATGGGAATTCTTTCGACGAAATTGGATTCCGCAATCTTTCATTTTAGTCAGGCAGTTAAGATTTTTGAAGAGAACGAAGATTATTATGGCGCAGCCTACCAGAGCCTGAATATTTCTCTGCGATTGTTAAAGGTAGGAAATCTTACTGAAGCTGACAAAGAACTCGAACACGCGTATTTAAATATCAATAAAACCGAAAAGGAAAACAGAAGTCATTTTCAATTATTGTCAAAATTCTATGATATCAAAAGAACCGTCTTTGAAAAACAAGGAAACATAGATTCCGCCTACTCTTACCTCCAGAAAGCACAACATTACAACCAGAAAGCAGAATGGTATGTCAATCAGGAAAACATCACCGCCAATGCCATTGAATTTGCCATCGAAAAAGAAAAAGAAAAAACGCGATACCTTGAGAAAATATCCAGTCTTATGAAATGGGGTCTTTCCATTATGGGCATGTTTTTGCTTGTTTTTATCATTTTGTTATTCAACAACCATAAAAACAAACTCGAAATCAAGAAACAAAGCGAATTGATCCAATCGCGCAATCAATTATTGGAACAATCTCTTCACAAACAATCCCTCCTTCTCTCAGAAGTTCATCACCGTGTCAAAAACAATCTTCAACTGGTGATCAGTTTATTGACATTGAAGGTAAACCAATCCAAATCAAGCGAGCTAAAACAGTTTTCAGAAGAAGTGTCTTCAAAAGTCAGAGGCATTTCTTTGATCCATGAACAACTATACAGCACAGGTGATTTTGAGCAAATTGATCTCAAAGAATATTTAAACAATCTGATCAAGCAATTCAGAGAATTCTACCCTTCAGAAAATACCTTTGGATATCAATTAGAAATGGATTCAGTTTATCTTAACCTCGAAACAGTGATGCCCATCGGAATAATATGCTCAGAATTGATTGGAAACTCCTTAAAATATGCCAGGATACCGGGTAAAAAATTGTGGATCAACATTGAGTTGAAGTTGATTGAAGATAAATTTGCCTTTAAATATGCAGACAATGGACCTGGCATACCAGATAACATTGTTCAAAAAGACAAAGCCAATATGGGATTGGTGCTTATCAAAAGTATGGTCAGGCAACTGCAGGCTGAAAGCAGTATATTTAATCAAGAGGGTGCTATTTTTAGAATGAACTTTGTAGAGAAAAAAATATCCAAAGTGTGA
- a CDS encoding response regulator, translating into MRKLSIIIVEDEILIAELVSEYLKEFGHEVLGIAVSYEEAMELFKLSKPDIILLDIRLYGDKSGIDFAKFLSEQKKPVPFIYLSSQYDQRTVKIALETNPYGYLTKPIRKETLWTTVEAAYQLYLTKNPSHSLLEIFDGKNHHHINIHEILYIEADHIYINIIMVEGKQLYIRKTLKQLIEILDEKIMIQCHRSFLVNRNHIKSWNSDSLKLTNNRVIPISRSKRNILDQKK; encoded by the coding sequence GTGAGAAAGCTAAGTATTATAATAGTGGAAGATGAAATATTAATTGCCGAACTGGTCAGCGAATATCTAAAGGAATTTGGACATGAAGTGTTGGGAATTGCAGTATCTTATGAAGAAGCGATGGAATTATTTAAGCTTTCAAAACCCGACATTATATTACTGGACATCAGACTTTACGGAGATAAATCAGGTATAGATTTTGCCAAATTTCTATCTGAACAGAAAAAACCTGTTCCCTTCATTTACTTGTCATCTCAATATGATCAAAGAACTGTCAAAATTGCATTGGAGACCAACCCATACGGTTATCTTACAAAACCCATTCGCAAAGAAACGCTATGGACTACCGTGGAAGCGGCTTACCAACTGTATTTGACAAAAAACCCTTCTCATTCCTTGCTCGAAATTTTTGATGGTAAAAATCACCATCATATAAATATTCATGAGATCTTATACATCGAGGCAGATCACATCTACATAAATATAATCATGGTAGAGGGAAAACAACTTTACATTCGGAAAACCCTTAAACAACTCATTGAAATTCTGGATGAAAAGATCATGATTCAATGTCACCGCAGTTTTCTGGTCAACAGAAATCATATTAAATCCTGGAATTCGGATAGTTTAAAATTAACGAATAACCGTGTCATTCCAATTAGTAGAAGTAAGAGAAATATTTTGGATCAGAAGAAATGA
- a CDS encoding response regulator transcription factor, producing MINAIIIDDERNSIEMLEWLLSTYCPDVRVLSSCESGEEGIQAIKRLKPDLVFLDIEMPKMNGFDVLEAIGTPDFEVVFITAYDQFAVKAFRYAAFNYMLKPVDPEDLAKTIGRLKEKKTVPDKEQMELLFQNLLNKEKQIDRIALSSGDGLIFVQTKDIMYCKAESNYTQVALVDGRTVLVARTLKDLDETLSGKDFHRVHHSYLVNINHISKFVKGDGGYILMPDKTEITISRNKRDDFFQLFSKF from the coding sequence ATGATCAATGCCATTATTATTGACGACGAACGCAACAGCATTGAAATGCTGGAGTGGTTATTAAGTACTTATTGTCCAGATGTCAGGGTACTTTCTTCCTGTGAATCCGGAGAAGAAGGAATTCAGGCCATCAAAAGACTAAAACCTGATTTGGTGTTCCTGGACATCGAAATGCCCAAGATGAATGGGTTTGATGTATTGGAAGCGATAGGTACACCTGATTTTGAAGTGGTATTTATCACAGCGTATGATCAGTTTGCGGTGAAAGCCTTCCGGTATGCAGCTTTTAATTATATGCTTAAACCGGTTGATCCGGAAGATTTGGCAAAGACCATAGGCCGGTTGAAAGAAAAGAAGACTGTACCCGACAAGGAACAAATGGAATTGTTGTTTCAAAATCTGCTCAACAAAGAAAAGCAAATAGATCGCATCGCTCTTTCTTCAGGCGACGGTTTGATTTTCGTACAAACAAAAGACATCATGTATTGCAAAGCGGAAAGCAATTATACCCAGGTGGCTTTGGTGGATGGCCGGACCGTATTGGTGGCGAGGACCCTCAAAGATCTGGACGAAACTTTATCGGGCAAAGATTTTCATCGAGTGCATCATTCATATCTGGTCAACATCAATCACATCAGCAAATTTGTCAAGGGGGACGGAGGCTATATCCTAATGCCGGATAAAACAGAAATTACGATAAGCAGAAACAAGAGAGACGATTTTTTTCAGCTCTTTTCAAAGTTTTGA
- a CDS encoding histidine kinase, giving the protein MDQRNGLSSHYLVSITPDSSGFLWIGSRAGLNRFDGNQFRIFKHDPMDSTSLLHNYCQYPYVDRNGQIWVGYAEGGLSKYIPYCQCFEHYDPFDSLSERNKVISTYILLDDQDGNLWFNGKAMIRFNPKTKKLDEFPIPELSAQLNKEFYLDPVHVSGMIEISKGKFWVSTTMGLYYFDVATKEFIHKPAPMLKGETRRYDFFSSIVSGPNETLWFPSWGSGLSKYDIKTGEFKNYRYSRKNIRESLENIVYSIAVKNDHELWLATGDRSLAAFDIRTEQFSYYNHPSIDPELKLSNNVWDVLVTKDKTMFLGIDQGLLRYNPLNQLFYFQNLTVASSQNKEFFGIEAILEDPNYNAIYFGTSLGNGLNLMDTKTGKLSHFDIDIRSDNIEKFTYVLDIDIDQKERMWVTTRDYLYEFDRKRRKISMLKDPMSAGEYNLPAHFSKMVENLTGELWVLTEEGGLHQFYPDQKKLSKKFNDRFKLSGKGFQHLLADRLGRIWLFGHGELFVMDMHGKIHKIILSEKENKWLEDGLRGTACDSLGRFWMVTKYKGLLCIDFKNDQDPVFRYFGTEQGLPADRSFSMGSDHNGNLWIANVGGVIYFNSYHYTARTFSHTSGIEKNTIQFRFINSQNDAFYMTAYGRYCKIDFAKLQNQIPMPKVYIDQFNVLNEDRDADFNSGNALRIAANENLFAFDFGCIDLSDQSQNQFAYRLEGWDKDWNYCGSRRYASYTNLKGGHYTFFVKAANREGIWGDAVSQPVFIETPFYQKTWFTILMALVLSLVIYGIYIFRIRQIEHTESIRTEFNRQLVESRMEALRAQMNPHFIFNCLNSINRYIIKSDIKTSSLYLTKFAKLIRLIMDNSRNKLVILTNELDALKLYIEMEALRFDNKFSYEIKVDPNVETDHIEIPPLIIQPYVENAIWHGLHHKESGGILQVMVSMKGENLRCEIRDNGIGRKKAEEYKAETTITRKSIGMKLTEERLKFSGGLIASKGSQEIIDLFDDGGQAIGTSVVLTIPI; this is encoded by the coding sequence TTGGATCAGCGCAATGGCTTGTCCAGCCATTATCTGGTCAGCATCACCCCGGATTCAAGTGGTTTTTTATGGATCGGATCCAGGGCAGGACTGAATCGATTTGATGGCAATCAATTCAGGATTTTTAAGCACGATCCAATGGATTCCACTTCTCTTTTGCACAATTATTGTCAGTACCCGTATGTGGACAGGAATGGACAAATTTGGGTGGGCTATGCAGAAGGAGGTTTGAGTAAATATATCCCTTATTGTCAATGTTTCGAGCATTATGATCCGTTTGATTCACTCAGCGAAAGAAATAAAGTAATTTCCACCTATATTTTGTTGGATGACCAGGATGGGAACCTATGGTTTAACGGAAAGGCAATGATCAGATTTAATCCAAAGACCAAAAAGCTCGATGAATTTCCGATACCCGAACTGAGTGCACAACTAAACAAGGAGTTTTATTTGGATCCGGTGCATGTCTCTGGAATGATTGAAATTTCGAAAGGAAAATTCTGGGTTTCTACTACAATGGGTTTATATTATTTTGATGTAGCCACGAAAGAATTTATACACAAACCTGCCCCAATGTTGAAGGGAGAAACAAGGAGGTATGATTTTTTTAGCAGCATCGTATCAGGTCCGAATGAAACGCTTTGGTTTCCTTCCTGGGGATCCGGATTGTCGAAATATGATATCAAAACTGGAGAATTTAAAAATTACCGTTATAGTCGTAAAAATATCAGAGAGTCTTTGGAAAATATCGTTTATTCCATTGCTGTAAAAAATGACCACGAACTTTGGCTTGCCACCGGTGACAGGAGTCTAGCAGCATTTGACATCCGAACAGAACAGTTCTCTTACTACAACCATCCGAGTATAGATCCGGAATTAAAATTGTCCAACAACGTTTGGGATGTTTTGGTGACCAAAGACAAAACCATGTTTCTAGGAATCGATCAGGGTTTGTTGCGATACAACCCATTGAATCAGTTGTTTTATTTTCAGAATTTAACGGTAGCATCCAGCCAGAATAAAGAATTTTTTGGCATTGAAGCCATACTGGAAGATCCAAATTACAATGCCATTTATTTTGGAACCAGTCTCGGAAATGGATTAAATTTGATGGATACCAAGACAGGAAAGTTGAGTCATTTTGACATCGATATCAGATCTGACAACATCGAAAAATTTACTTACGTGTTGGACATTGATATTGATCAAAAAGAAAGGATGTGGGTTACCACCAGGGATTATTTGTATGAGTTTGACCGGAAACGCCGGAAGATATCAATGCTGAAAGATCCAATGTCTGCAGGCGAGTACAATCTGCCTGCACATTTCAGCAAAATGGTAGAGAATCTAACCGGAGAACTTTGGGTCCTTACCGAAGAAGGTGGATTGCATCAGTTCTATCCAGATCAGAAAAAATTGTCAAAGAAGTTTAATGATCGATTCAAATTAAGCGGGAAAGGATTTCAACATTTATTGGCTGACAGGCTTGGCAGAATTTGGTTATTCGGTCATGGCGAACTGTTTGTCATGGACATGCATGGTAAAATTCATAAAATCATTTTGAGTGAAAAGGAAAACAAATGGCTTGAAGATGGATTAAGGGGAACAGCCTGTGACAGTCTTGGTAGATTCTGGATGGTCACCAAGTACAAAGGACTTTTATGTATAGATTTTAAAAATGATCAGGACCCTGTCTTTAGATATTTTGGTACAGAACAAGGTCTTCCTGCAGATCGGTCTTTCTCGATGGGTTCTGATCATAATGGCAATCTATGGATTGCCAATGTGGGAGGAGTCATTTATTTCAATTCGTATCATTATACAGCAAGAACATTTAGTCATACCAGTGGCATCGAAAAGAACACCATCCAATTTAGATTCATCAACAGCCAAAATGATGCTTTTTACATGACGGCTTATGGCAGATATTGCAAAATTGATTTTGCAAAACTCCAAAATCAGATTCCAATGCCCAAAGTGTATATTGACCAGTTTAATGTTTTAAATGAAGATCGCGATGCAGATTTTAATTCTGGAAATGCCCTGAGAATCGCAGCCAATGAGAATTTGTTTGCCTTTGATTTTGGTTGTATTGATTTGTCCGATCAGAGTCAGAACCAATTTGCGTACCGACTTGAAGGGTGGGATAAGGATTGGAATTATTGCGGAAGCAGGAGATATGCCAGCTATACCAATCTAAAAGGAGGTCATTACACTTTTTTTGTGAAGGCGGCCAACAGAGAAGGTATATGGGGTGATGCGGTGTCACAGCCCGTATTTATTGAAACCCCGTTTTATCAAAAGACCTGGTTTACCATATTGATGGCGCTCGTTTTGTCCCTGGTGATTTATGGTATTTATATATTCAGGATCAGACAAATCGAACATACCGAATCGATCCGCACAGAATTCAACCGCCAATTGGTGGAGAGCAGAATGGAAGCATTGCGAGCACAGATGAATCCACATTTTATTTTTAATTGTCTCAATTCCATCAACCGATACATCATTAAAAGCGATATTAAAACATCTTCTTTATATTTGACCAAGTTTGCAAAACTCATCCGTTTGATCATGGACAATTCGAGAAACAAACTGGTCATTTTAACCAACGAACTTGATGCGTTGAAGTTGTATATAGAAATGGAAGCACTTCGATTTGACAATAAGTTTAGTTACGAAATAAAAGTAGATCCAAACGTAGAAACTGATCACATCGAAATTCCTCCATTGATCATCCAGCCTTACGTCGAGAATGCAATTTGGCATGGGCTGCACCACAAGGAATCCGGCGGAATACTTCAGGTGATGGTAAGCATGAAAGGGGAAAACCTGAGATGTGAAATACGCGACAACGGAATAGGGAGAAAAAAAGCGGAGGAATACAAAGCAGAAACCACGATCACCCGCAAATCGATTGGAATGAAGCTCACCGAAGAAAGATTAAAATTTTCGGGTGGTCTGATTGCCTCCAAAGGTAGCCAGGAGATTATTGATTTATTTGATGACGGAGGCCAGGCGATTGGTACCTCTGTTGTATTAACCATACCAATTTAA
- a CDS encoding enoyl-CoA hydratase/isomerase family protein → MQNLVLYKKLNGIATIQLNRPENHNSLNTEMALRIQDLLDLAVSDEEIRVIILTGSGKSFCAGQDLDEMQRDNAPSIRDVLTLNHNPIVHKIKSSSKPVIAAVNGVAAGAGAVFALACDLIIAKNSASFIQAFTKIGLTPGSGSTYFLPRLIGMQKATAHLLLGTKISAEEAERLGMIYRAIQDEEYENELAKVCHQLCMMPAMSQAFTKFALQQSQTNDLCAQIDLEDELKCMAGQSEDYLEGVTAFFEKRVPVFNRQGTTTISQVKQSIALKTRQQLQLKAQMN, encoded by the coding sequence ATGCAAAATTTGGTCCTATATAAAAAGTTGAATGGTATTGCCACCATCCAATTAAATAGACCTGAAAATCACAATAGTTTAAACACAGAAATGGCTTTGAGAATTCAGGACTTGTTGGATTTGGCAGTTTCCGATGAAGAGATCAGGGTGATTATTCTTACGGGTTCTGGAAAATCTTTCTGTGCCGGTCAGGATCTCGATGAAATGCAAAGGGATAATGCGCCTAGTATAAGGGACGTATTGACATTGAATCACAACCCCATTGTTCATAAAATTAAGTCATCTTCAAAGCCTGTTATTGCAGCTGTGAATGGGGTTGCAGCGGGTGCAGGCGCGGTATTTGCATTGGCTTGCGATCTTATCATTGCTAAAAATTCAGCAAGCTTTATTCAAGCTTTTACCAAGATTGGGCTAACACCTGGAAGTGGAAGCACTTATTTTCTGCCGCGATTAATTGGAATGCAAAAGGCAACTGCCCATCTTTTATTGGGAACAAAAATAAGCGCAGAAGAAGCAGAAAGACTAGGTATGATTTATAGAGCCATTCAAGATGAAGAGTATGAAAATGAACTGGCGAAAGTATGTCATCAGCTTTGTATGATGCCGGCAATGAGCCAGGCGTTTACCAAATTTGCACTTCAACAATCCCAAACCAATGATCTTTGTGCTCAGATTGATCTGGAAGACGAGCTAAAATGCATGGCAGGTCAATCTGAAGATTATCTTGAAGGAGTCACTGCCTTTTTTGAAAAAAGAGTTCCAGTATTCAACCGACAGGGTACAACGACCATAAGCCAGGTCAAACAAAGCATTGCTTTAAAGACCAGACAGCAATTGCAATTGAAAGCTCAAATGAATTAG
- the groL gene encoding chaperonin GroEL (60 kDa chaperone family; promotes refolding of misfolded polypeptides especially under stressful conditions; forms two stacked rings of heptamers to form a barrel-shaped 14mer; ends can be capped by GroES; misfolded proteins enter the barrel where they are refolded when GroES binds): MAKDISFNSDAREHLKNGIDKLANAVKVTLGPKGRNVVIQKSFGAPQITKDGVTVAKEVELENPVENMGAQMIKEVASKTADIAGDGTTTATVLAQSMVTAGLKYVTGGSNPMDLKRGIDKAVLAVTADLKKQSEQIGNDFNKIKQVGSISANNDDEIGALIADAMKRVSKDGVITVEEAKGTNTYVDEVIGMQFDRGYLSPYFITNAEKMIAEYDSPYILITDKKISNMQEIVPILEKVVSSGRPLLIIAEDVDSQALGVLVVNRLRANLKVVAVKAPGFGDRRKAMLEDIAVLTNGTVISDEKGYKLENTELDMLGQAEKVEVDKDNTTIVNGKGTKKMIDARINQIKQQIEVTTSDYDKEKLQERLAKLAGGVAVLYVGAATEVEMKEKKDRVDDALHATRAAVEEGIVAGGGVALMRTIDSLDKIKNIANEDEKFGVDIVRKALESPLRVIAENAGDEPSVVAMHVKAKKGAYGYNARTGQYEDLKKAGVIDPTKVTRIALENAASIAGMLLMTECVINDKPKEDKGHSHPHPGGMDGMM, translated from the coding sequence ATGGCAAAAGACATTAGTTTTAATAGCGATGCTAGAGAACATTTGAAAAACGGAATTGACAAATTGGCCAATGCGGTAAAAGTCACCCTCGGACCAAAAGGAAGAAACGTGGTCATCCAGAAGTCCTTTGGTGCGCCACAGATCACCAAAGACGGTGTAACCGTGGCAAAAGAAGTTGAACTGGAAAATCCAGTAGAAAACATGGGTGCCCAAATGATCAAAGAGGTGGCTTCCAAGACCGCGGATATCGCAGGAGACGGAACAACCACTGCCACAGTTTTGGCGCAATCCATGGTTACTGCGGGATTAAAATATGTGACCGGTGGATCCAACCCAATGGACCTCAAAAGAGGCATTGACAAAGCGGTACTCGCAGTGACCGCAGATCTGAAAAAGCAATCTGAACAAATCGGAAATGACTTCAACAAAATCAAGCAGGTAGGATCTATTTCTGCAAACAACGATGATGAAATCGGAGCATTGATCGCAGATGCAATGAAGCGCGTGTCCAAAGACGGGGTAATCACCGTAGAAGAAGCCAAAGGAACCAATACCTATGTAGATGAAGTGATCGGTATGCAATTTGATAGAGGATATCTGTCTCCATATTTTATCACGAATGCAGAAAAGATGATTGCTGAATACGACAGTCCCTATATCTTAATTACAGACAAGAAGATTTCCAATATGCAGGAGATCGTGCCGATTCTTGAAAAGGTTGTATCCAGTGGAAGACCCCTCTTGATTATTGCAGAAGATGTCGATAGTCAGGCATTGGGAGTATTGGTGGTCAACAGACTCCGCGCCAATTTGAAAGTGGTGGCTGTTAAAGCTCCGGGATTTGGAGACAGGAGAAAAGCCATGTTGGAAGACATTGCTGTATTGACCAACGGAACCGTAATATCTGATGAAAAAGGATATAAGTTGGAAAACACAGAATTGGACATGCTTGGACAAGCTGAGAAAGTTGAAGTGGACAAAGACAATACCACCATTGTCAATGGCAAGGGCACCAAGAAAATGATCGATGCGAGGATCAACCAGATCAAACAGCAGATCGAAGTGACCACTTCAGATTATGACAAAGAAAAACTTCAGGAAAGATTGGCCAAATTGGCCGGAGGTGTAGCAGTATTATATGTTGGAGCTGCCACTGAAGTAGAAATGAAGGAAAAGAAAGACCGAGTGGACGATGCCTTGCACGCCACCCGCGCTGCAGTGGAAGAAGGAATTGTTGCAGGAGGAGGTGTGGCTTTGATGCGTACCATTGACAGCCTCGACAAAATTAAAAACATCGCCAACGAAGATGAAAAATTTGGAGTGGACATCGTCCGCAAAGCATTGGAGTCGCCGCTTCGTGTCATCGCAGAGAATGCGGGTGATGAGCCTTCAGTGGTTGCGATGCATGTGAAAGCCAAGAAAGGAGCTTATGGTTACAATGCCCGTACAGGACAATACGAAGACCTTAAAAAAGCCGGAGTGATTGATCCTACCAAAGTAACCCGCATTGCGCTTGAAAACGCAGCTTCCATCGCTGGAATGTTGTTGATGACCGAATGCGTCATTAACGACAAACCCAAAGAAGACAAAGGTCATTCCCACCCACATCCGGGAGGAATGGACGGAATGATGTAA
- a CDS encoding co-chaperone GroES, translating to MKPINDRVIVKPASADEKTKGGIIIPDTAKEKPQRGEIVAVGPGKDGNKMTVKKGDVVLYGKYAGQEFQFKGNDYLIMREDDILVIID from the coding sequence ATGAAACCAATTAATGATCGAGTAATCGTGAAGCCGGCTTCAGCCGATGAAAAAACAAAAGGAGGAATTATTATTCCGGATACCGCAAAAGAAAAACCACAAAGAGGAGAAATCGTCGCAGTAGGACCCGGTAAGGATGGCAACAAAATGACGGTAAAGAAAGGAGACGTAGTCCTTTATGGAAAATATGCTGGTCAGGAATTCCAATTCAAGGGAAATGACTATCTGATCATGCGGGAAGATGATATTTTGGTAATCATCGACTAA